The genomic window TTTTCATCTTTAGATTGTTGATAACAATTGTTACATGAGCCTGAATAAATAATTTCAATAGATTTGGTTTTCCATTCTTCTCCAAGTTTGTCTTTCAGAATATCTTTAATGTCATCAAGTTGGATGGGATAAACTTGATTGCATTTGTTGCATTTAAAGTGAGCTATTGTAGAAGTCAAACTTAGATAAAATCTTGTTTCTTTTTGATCGGTTGTTTTTATATCTTTAAGAATATTACGTTCTTTCAAGATGTTTAATGTGTTATACACCGTTGCTTTTGATAGGCTTGGTATTTCTTTTATTAATTTGTTGTAAATCTCTTTTGCTGTAAAATATTCTTTTGGATTTGAGGCAATGTGTAAAATTATTCTATTTCTTGAATGTGAGGCTTTCATGCCCAACTCTGTTGTTAATGATTTTAGCAAGATAGGGTCATTAGTAATTCCGACTTTTTCTAAAGTGGAATGTACCTCTATTGTATTGTTGTTCATATATCATACCCTTTATTATTTAAGATTAAGTACTTTAATGTCCTTATAGAAATAATTTTATAACGGTTTATTAATATTTTGCTACTGATAGCTATTTATTTTCATTTTTTTTTATATTTGGGTAAAAAAGTAAGGTTTTTATTTTTGAGTTTATCTTTATTTTATTATCAAAATTATTATTAATTGGGATTAATAGCAAGTTTAAACTCAAAGAATAATTTTGCAAATCTTCAGCTTTTACTGTATTGTAAGATCCTCCTATATTTAAAATAAACCATCTCTTAAAGCCTCTTTTTGAGATTTTATAATTGATCGTGTATATAATATGTTTTTCGATATTTAAGAAACTGATGAAGAAATTACTATTTTGATCGTTTCCTTTAGATATTAAGAATTCTGTGCCATTGATGTATCCTTTTATATCTTTTTTTGTTTCAATAATTTTTTCATAAGTATCAGAATCATTGTATCTTGCAGTAATTTTTAAGTTTGTTCCTTTCTCAACTTCGAAAATGGGTATCTCTAGACTTGAATATTCAAGCAAATAATTTGTGTTACTTATCTTTGGGCTTTTATTATTGCAAGTTATAGCAGAAGGCCATGCTATTTTAATCGATATAAAAAAACCTGCAAGGCTTTCGTCTAGAAAGAAATCAATTATTGATTTTTCTTTTTCATTGAAATTTAAGTATTGTCTAATTCCTACAATTTTCTCATTTGAGAATGAAAATGAACTTTCAATAGTTGGTTCTATAACTATTTCTTTTTTCGATAAGACCTTAATGTAAGTTCTGCAAAAATCTAAAAATTCAACTTTTCTCTCTTTATATTTGATCTTATTTAGTTTGCCTTCTTCAAACTTCACATGATATTTTTCATGAGATAGCGTAAAATTGCCTTCCATGTTGTATTCAAGATTTTTACTTGTAATAGGTTCTAGATTGGTTAAGTGATATTCAAAATTTTTATTAACTAAAAATTCTTTTAAAGAAGTTTCATTTACTTGATATTCTTTTAGTCTTTTGTTTTGAAATTGCAGTATTAGTGCTTGTTCTTTTAATGAGTTAAACTCTGGGATTTCTAAGAGCTCTGTGGTTATTTTTTTGCCTTCTAGATTTTGTATCTTAATACTGTAAAAGTTTGCATCTAGTTCTTTTAAAGACAGTAAAAAGTTCTTTAATTCTTGATTGTTATAAATGTCTTTAATTTCATGAAAGTAAATAAGCGTATCTATATTTTGCTTTTTTGTTTCAGGTTCTTGGATTTCTGAGAGTAATTGACAATTATTTTTATAGAAAACTAAATATTTTTTATTATTTTTTGCAATTCTTATTCCTTCTATGTAGTTAAAATTAAGGTTTCTATATAGTTCAAGCACTCTCTTCCTTGATTTTTCCATATTGTATACGTAAAATGTATGTGGATTATCTTTAAATAAATCTTTATATCCACTTTTAAATGGGTTCTTTAAAGCCCAGTATAAATCTACATGTATTTCATCATGTAACATGTACTCATGAGGACTGCCGCTGTACGTGCTTGGAATGTAAATATCTTCATTATTTTTAAGTCTCTTAAGAAACCATTCATTTAATTCTGAATTTAATTTTAAAATTTCAAAAAAGTATGTTGGGAATGTCCAATGTATCTTATAGCTTAAATTTTTGTTTTCAATTAAATATTTGGTATTTGATAAAATGGAATATAATTTACTCTCAGCAAATGCAGTTATTGAAATGATAACAATATAAGTTCTTGAGTTTCTAAATTTTCTAAACATCATAAAAGATCTTTACATAAGTATATATTAGATTAGTATAAATGGTATTGATTTTACAGTAAATTACTGCAAAGAGGTTTCTTGATTTTTATGTTATTTTGGCTTGATTAATGAATAAAAAAAAATTATATTTTTATAGTGATCTGTATGAAGTTCATGCTAACTTTATGATGTGCTATTTAATTTAACTTTAAATTGTTATACTTAAAAGGAGTAAAATTTATGGCTAAGGACATATATTTTAATGAAGATGCGAGAAAGAGTCTGCTCAGCGGCATTGAAAAATTATCAAATGCTGTAAAGGTGACTCTTGGTCCTAAGGGGAGAAATGTTTTAATTGATAAAAAATTTGGTTCTCCTACTGTTACAAAAGATGGAGTGAGTGTTGCTCGTGAAATTGAGCTTGAAAATGCGTTTGAAAATATGGGAGCACAACTTTTAAAAGAAGTTGCAATTAAGACAAATGATTTAGCTGGAGATGGAACTACTACAGCTACTGTACTTGCTTATGCAATTGCAAGAGAGGGACTTAAAAATGTTTCTTCTGGGATTAATCCAATTGGAATAAAAAAAGGGATAGATCGTGCGGTGACTTTGGCTGCTGAAAAGATTCGTAAATCTGCTAAGAAAATTACTACTAAGGAAGAAATTGCACAGGTAGCATCTATTTCTGCAAACAATGATACTTCGATAGGTGAAAAAATTGCTGAAGCAATGGACAGAGTTGGAAAAGATGGGGTTATTACTGTTGAAGAGTCAAAGACTTTTGATACTACAATCTCTTATGTTGAAGGAATGCAATTCGATAGAGGATATTTGTCCCCTTATTTTTCTACAAATAAAGAAAATATGAGTGTAAGCTTTGATGATGCTTATATTTTAATATGTGAGAAAAAAATTAGTACAATTAAAGAACTCTTACCAGTGCTTGAAAAAGTTTTAAACACAAATAAACCTTTGTTAATTATTGCTGAGGATATTGAGGGAGAAGCTCTTGCTGCACTTGTTCTAAATAGTGTTCGTGGGGCTTTAAAGGTTTGTGCAATTAAAGCTCCTGGATTTGGTGACAGACGCAAGGCAATGCTTGAAGACATTGCGATACTTACTGGAGGAGTACTTGTCAGTGAGGAATTGGGACTTACTCTTGAAAATGTTGAGCTTGAGCAACTTGGCCAGGCTAAATCAATAAGAGTTGATAAAGATAATACTACAATTATTAATACTGGAAATAAAGAGCCAATAAAAGAGCGTGCGGAGCTTATTAAAAAACAAATTGAAGAGACAAGTTCTGAGTATGATAGAGAAAAACTTCAAGAGCGTCTTGCAAAACTTGTTGGTGGAGTTGCTGTTATTAATGTTGGTGCTGTTACTGAAGTGGAACTTAAAGAGAAAAAACATAGGGTTGAGGATGCTTTATCTGCAACTCGTGCCGCTGTTGAGGAAGGTGTTGTTCCTGGTGGTGGATCAACTCTTATTGAAGTTGCTATGTATCTTGATACAGTTGATACAAGTAAACTTAGCTATGAGGAGAAGCAAGGTTTTGAGATTGTGAAGAGAAGCCTTGAAGAACCAATGAGACAAATAATTGCTAATGCTGGATTTGAGAGTTCTATTTATATTCATCAGATTAAAACTGACAAGAAAGGACTCGGTTTTGATGCAGCTAGTTTTAAATGGGTAAATATGATTGAGAGTGGCATAATTGATCCTGCCAAAGTTACAAGAAGCGCTCTTCAGAATGCAGCTTCAATTGTAGGATTGCTCTTGACAACAGAGTGTGCTATTACTGAAGTTAAAGAAGAGAAGAGTAATGCTGGTGGTGGCGGTTACCCTATGGATCCTGGAATGGGGATGATGTAAGTTAGTCTTACTTGCAGATTTTTCATTTATGAGGATTTATATTGTGCTAAGGAGCTAGATTTGAGTGAAAATGAGTTTGTCTTTTGCATAGGTTATGATGGTTCTAAGGCAATAATAGATAAAGAGCTTTTAAGCCAGCATAAAGGTAAGAGCGCAGAAGAACTTTTTGAACTTGGGTTTTATAGAAGTGCTTTTAGCAAGGCTCTTTATAGAAAAGATAATACTCTTATTGAGTATTTAATTGATAGGTATAATAAAATTAGCAAATCTAGTTATAGTAAAAAAGAGGAGCTTGAGCTCCTCTTTGGGGTAGTTTATCCGGATGATATTGCTAGTACAAAAGCGACTTATGTTTAAAAGTTAGGAAATTTTATGTTTTTATTGCAAGATTTTAGCCATAGTAGTAGTTTTTTTAGGAGTTTATTGGTTTTTATTCCTGTAATTGCTATATTTTGGTTTTTAGTAATATCACCTCAGCGTAAAGAAGAGAAGAAAAAAAAGGATATGATCAAAAACCTTAAAAAGGGAGATAAGGTCTTAACTATAGGTGGAATTTTTGGGGTTATTAAGAAGGTTAGTGATTCTGAGGTTGTGCTTGAGCTTAGTCCAACTTCTGAGGCAAAATTTATAAAAAGTTCAGTTGAAAAGGTTATTTTTGACGAAATTAAAAACAAAAATTAAGGTGTTAGAAGCAAATTAATATATGACTATTAAATTAAATATTAATTTAGCATAATGTTTAATTTAGATTAACTTAATAAGGGTGCTATTTATGAATAAAGTCTCTAAATTTATATTAATACTATTTGTGACATCATTTGCTTATCTTTTAATATTTCCTACTCTAAAGTGGTATTTTTTTACTAATGATGGGGATAGGAAAATTAGTTCGTATTCAAAAGAGGCTTTAAGGGATTATTCTAAGAGTAAGGCCTTGAGTTCTCTTGTAAAACTTAGGGAATTGTATCAAAGAGATCCCAATGCTCAAATTCCAGATGATTTGAAATATTTAATTCCAGTTGCTAAGAATAACTATAGAATTTATGGAAAAGAGCCTCCCAAATTCTTTAATAATGTAAAAGTCTTAAGAGATGGATTTTTAACAGATTCTGATATTGAAGAGCTTAGTCTTGAAATTTATAGGTATTATGAAGATATAAAGAGGAATAAAAGCAAAATAATACAACTTGGACTTGATTTGTCTGGGGGAATGAGTATTACTATTTCTCTTGATTACTCAGGGCTTGAGCAGAAATTAGGGAGAACTTTGAGTGCTCTAGAAAGGGAGGAAGCTCTTGGGCGTACAATTCAGATACTTAAAGAGAGGGTAGACACCTTTGGGCTTACAGAGCCTAAGATTACAAGAGAAGCAGGTGGGAATAAGATTTTCTTAGATATTCCTGGAGAAAAGGACGAGAAGCGAGTTGATTCTCTTTTAAGTGGTAGAGGCAATTTAACCTTTTATGTGGTTGATAATGATGCTACCTCTGTGCTTAATGCTAAAATACTAGAAGCTGGACCTCTTTATTCGATTTCTGATATTAAGAGTAGCATGGGGCTTGGAGATAATAAGGAAATTTTTCCATGGTATGTTAAGGATTCTTATGGTATTGATGATGAATCTAGTGTTCATTATTATGTTGTTGATTCTAGTGTTGAGAGTTCTTTTGATGGCTCCCATATTAAGGATGCTGGGGTTTTAAATGATCACAAAACAGGTAGGGATATAGTTACGTTTAATTTAGATAATGAGGGAAGTGAAAAATTTTTTGTCTTTACTCAAAAGAACATTGGCAAGGCTTTAGCGGTGGTTATGGAAGGAAAAATTAAATCAGTGGCTAATATTAGTCATGCTATTGCTGGAGGAAATGTTTCAATTCAGGGAGATTCTTTTGATAAAAGGGAAGCTAATGAGCTTGCACTTGTTTTTAAAACAGCAGCTTTTCCAGTTGAAATAAAGATAGATGACCTAAGAGTTATTGGACCTACTATGGGAGAGAAGACAATTGCACTTGGAATAAAAGCATCTCTTCTTGCACTTGTTTTAGTTTTTTTATTTATGTTGGCATATTACAAGATGAGTGGTTTTGTAGCGGGATTTTCATTGGTTATTTATAATCTATTTTTAATATTGGCAATTCTCTCGGCATTTAACTTTACTTTGACTCTTACAAGTATTGCAGGTCTTGTATTAACTATGGGCATGGCTGTTGATATTAATATAGTTATTTATGAGCGAATTAAGGAAGAGATTAGAAATGGGCGAAAATTTGGGAGAGCATTTGAGGATGGATTTAAAAAAGCTTTTTGGGCAATAATGGATTCAAATGTTACAACATTTATTGCTGTGCTTTTTTTAACTCTTCTCGGAACTGGAACTATTCAAGGTTTTGCGTGGTCTTTGTCTATAGGGATTGTGGCATCACTTTTTAGTAGTTTAATCTTTTCAAGGTTTATTTTAGAAGTTATTATATCTTTAAGTAAAAGCAAATGTGTAAGTATCTCTTGGAGTTCAAATTATGCAAAAAGTGTTTAATTTTTTAAAATATGGAAATAAAGCTATAATAGTTAGTATTTGTATGATTTTTTCGGGCTTTATTTACACTTTTATGTATCATGATGGTTATAATTGGGGAATAGACTTTTCTTCAGGGGTTAATATTAATTTTGTAATAGATAAAGCAGGTATTAAAGATTATGATATGCAAAAGGTGCTCTTTCCAGTTTATAAAACATTTGATGTTAATGAAATTATTTCAAGTGATGCTTCTAAGAGCCATTTTTCTATTATAGTTAAGTCAGACATTACTGATTATACTTTAAAAAAAGAAATTCACACTACATTAATCGATAAGTTGAATGCTGAATTTGGTGTTAATGTTGAAATTCTTGATTCTTATTTTATTGATTCGAATTTTTCATCTATTTTAAGGACAAAATCAATGTTATTGGTTTGTTTAACATTTGCACTTATTTTAGTTTATGTGGCATTGAGATTTAGGTTAAGTTATGCTGTTGCATCAATATTTGCAACGATTCATGATATACTTTTTGTGGTTGCTTTTTTAGGGGTATTTAGAATAGAGATAAATAGTTCAATAATTGTTTCTATATTGACAATTATTGGGTATTCTTTAAATGATACGATAATTATTTTTGATAGGATTAGAGAAAATTCTAGGAATATGACAGATACTTCATTTTTAAATGTTTTAAATTTAAGCATTAGGCAAACTTTATCAAGAACTATTTTGACATCTATTACGACGTTTGTTGCTGTGCTTTCTATTTATGTGTTTACTGATGGTGCTATTAAGGATTTTTCTTTAATATTTATGGTAGGTGTTGTTGTTGGTACTTATTCTTCAATTTTTATAGCTTCTCCTATTCTTTTAAGTTGTTATAAAAAAATTAAATAGATGTTTTGTTATAATATTATGATATGAAGTTTTTTGATTTTGGTTCATTAGGATTTTATAGGTTTTTTGATTTTCAGAAACATCTAAATTTTAGTATTTTTAGGTATAGTTTAATAAATTACTATTCTTATAAAGAACAGTCAAATCTTATTAATGATGCCAATTTGCTTAAATGTAAGATTGTCTTTTTAGATAAGACTCATAAGGATATTGCTAATATTGCTAGTGCTTCTTCTTCAAAGTTAAATGATAATTTAAATGTTAATAAAAAGGTGTTTTGCGATGTTTTAAATACTATTAAAAATTTGATAAAAAAGTATCATCCAGAATCAGAATTTCTAGACTTAGAATGCGATGTACTTTTAAATAATGAAGATATTTTTAATAGATTTTTAGATAAACTTAGATATTTGAATTTTAGAGTAGATCTTAAAAAAAAGATTGAAGAATTTGACAGTAAAAATAAGACCCCATACTCTTGTATAAAAATTGCCACTTTTTTTATTAAAGAAGAGTTTTTAGAAAGACTGGCAAACTCAATTGATTTCTTTTCTAATGAAGCTAATAATAATAGCCTGGATTTGATCAATAAAGAAATTGATGAGTATTGTGGAAAGGTGGAACAGGTAAAAGTAAGCGAGAATATTAAAGATACACATAAAAAATTTGTTATAGAATATGCCAAAGAAAGAATATCAAAAATTATGAAAGAGCATAGTCTTGATATATCTAAGTTGCTTATTAAAATTTCTCTCCTAGATATTACTATTCAGTGTTTTGAGAGTTATTATTTGAATTTATTAGAGACTCTCAATATCCTTTTGTCAATAAGTAATATTATTGATATTGGCTTAGATGAATTACCTGATGCTATTTTTAATGAGTGGAATGAATTTATTTATTTGCGCAGGAAAGAGTTTCAAAAACTTGTTTTAATATCAGATTATGTTTTTCAAAAAAGGATAATATCTACTATAAATTCTGGGGGTTGGAAATTTACTTTCTTTAGTCTTTCGCCCCGTCAAGGTGATATTATTCAATTTGCAGTGGATATTAATAAAAATTTTAATAATATCGAGGATGGAATTAAGGAATATGAACTTAAAATAAATAGGCTTAATGATCTCAAGCTTGATTGGGAGAAAAGCTTAAAAAATTTTGAACATTTATTTGTTTAAAATCCCTAATTATATATTTCTTTTAGTCTTTCATATATTTTTTTTACTTCATCATTAATGATTTTGGGTACATCTATTATTAGCGTAGCTTTAAGATCTCCTTTAATGGTATTCCCAAGTGCAGGCATTCCAAGACCTTTTAATTTAAGTATCTCTCCATTTTTTGTATCTTTTGGAATTTTTATCTTTATTTTTTTGCCTTCAATTGTTTCAAAGATTTTTTCACTACCTAAAGCTATTTCCCATGGATATACAGTAATTTTTGTTTCTAGGTTTCGTTCCTTTAAATTAAAATTTTTATAACTTGAGATTTCAAATTTGATAATTAAATTACTT from Borrelia hermsii DAH includes these protein-coding regions:
- a CDS encoding transcriptional repressor, producing the protein MNNNTIEVHSTLEKVGITNDPILLKSLTTELGMKASHSRNRIILHIASNPKEYFTAKEIYNKLIKEIPSLSKATVYNTLNILKERNILKDIKTTDQKETRFYLSLTSTIAHFKCNKCNQVYPIQLDDIKDILKDKLGEEWKTKSIEIIYSGSCNNCYQQSKDEKSNIDDENN
- the groL gene encoding chaperonin GroEL (60 kDa chaperone family; promotes refolding of misfolded polypeptides especially under stressful conditions; forms two stacked rings of heptamers to form a barrel-shaped 14mer; ends can be capped by GroES; misfolded proteins enter the barrel where they are refolded when GroES binds), coding for MAKDIYFNEDARKSLLSGIEKLSNAVKVTLGPKGRNVLIDKKFGSPTVTKDGVSVAREIELENAFENMGAQLLKEVAIKTNDLAGDGTTTATVLAYAIAREGLKNVSSGINPIGIKKGIDRAVTLAAEKIRKSAKKITTKEEIAQVASISANNDTSIGEKIAEAMDRVGKDGVITVEESKTFDTTISYVEGMQFDRGYLSPYFSTNKENMSVSFDDAYILICEKKISTIKELLPVLEKVLNTNKPLLIIAEDIEGEALAALVLNSVRGALKVCAIKAPGFGDRRKAMLEDIAILTGGVLVSEELGLTLENVELEQLGQAKSIRVDKDNTTIINTGNKEPIKERAELIKKQIEETSSEYDREKLQERLAKLVGGVAVINVGAVTEVELKEKKHRVEDALSATRAAVEEGVVPGGGSTLIEVAMYLDTVDTSKLSYEEKQGFEIVKRSLEEPMRQIIANAGFESSIYIHQIKTDKKGLGFDAASFKWVNMIESGIIDPAKVTRSALQNAASIVGLLLTTECAITEVKEEKSNAGGGGYPMDPGMGMM
- the yajC gene encoding preprotein translocase subunit YajC; this translates as MFLLQDFSHSSSFFRSLLVFIPVIAIFWFLVISPQRKEEKKKKDMIKNLKKGDKVLTIGGIFGVIKKVSDSEVVLELSPTSEAKFIKSSVEKVIFDEIKNKN
- the secD gene encoding protein translocase subunit SecD, whose amino-acid sequence is MNKVSKFILILFVTSFAYLLIFPTLKWYFFTNDGDRKISSYSKEALRDYSKSKALSSLVKLRELYQRDPNAQIPDDLKYLIPVAKNNYRIYGKEPPKFFNNVKVLRDGFLTDSDIEELSLEIYRYYEDIKRNKSKIIQLGLDLSGGMSITISLDYSGLEQKLGRTLSALEREEALGRTIQILKERVDTFGLTEPKITREAGGNKIFLDIPGEKDEKRVDSLLSGRGNLTFYVVDNDATSVLNAKILEAGPLYSISDIKSSMGLGDNKEIFPWYVKDSYGIDDESSVHYYVVDSSVESSFDGSHIKDAGVLNDHKTGRDIVTFNLDNEGSEKFFVFTQKNIGKALAVVMEGKIKSVANISHAIAGGNVSIQGDSFDKREANELALVFKTAAFPVEIKIDDLRVIGPTMGEKTIALGIKASLLALVLVFLFMLAYYKMSGFVAGFSLVIYNLFLILAILSAFNFTLTLTSIAGLVLTMGMAVDINIVIYERIKEEIRNGRKFGRAFEDGFKKAFWAIMDSNVTTFIAVLFLTLLGTGTIQGFAWSLSIGIVASLFSSLIFSRFILEVIISLSKSKCVSISWSSNYAKSV
- the secF gene encoding protein translocase subunit SecF, translating into MQKVFNFLKYGNKAIIVSICMIFSGFIYTFMYHDGYNWGIDFSSGVNINFVIDKAGIKDYDMQKVLFPVYKTFDVNEIISSDASKSHFSIIVKSDITDYTLKKEIHTTLIDKLNAEFGVNVEILDSYFIDSNFSSILRTKSMLLVCLTFALILVYVALRFRLSYAVASIFATIHDILFVVAFLGVFRIEINSSIIVSILTIIGYSLNDTIIIFDRIRENSRNMTDTSFLNVLNLSIRQTLSRTILTSITTFVAVLSIYVFTDGAIKDFSLIFMVGVVVGTYSSIFIASPILLSCYKKIK